From the genome of Periplaneta americana isolate PAMFEO1 chromosome 17, P.americana_PAMFEO1_priV1, whole genome shotgun sequence:
CAACAAAATGCATGATGTTCATCTGTCCACACCATGATAATAACTGAAATGGCATGGTTTGTGCTGCTCAAAGATATATGCCACTCAAGTGAAACGTATAGCGGCCAATTCAATCCGGGGAGATCATTCTGCTGGACCCTGTATATACACTTGATCAGATTGATGGGCCTCTTATTCAATTGTATGGGCCAGCCATGCACTACAAAGCTACAGAATCAGCGACTTTGCTGGTGTTGGGTAATATCATCCTGATGATGGAATCTGTAAGTAATTCTGAAACATTTCAGATATTAAGTCTCAATACACAACATTCTTCTTTGAAATAATTTCCATtaaataatacgagtatattaaatGTTTCACTAAGTGGCAATTTATATACACATGTTACATTCTTAGAATTCTGTCAAATGTAAATACTGTTTATTGTGAAAACGTTCTTTCCTTTGCATCCCCTGATGTCTTTGTGATTTGCTTCGGTATTTTCGATTTACTGTGCACAGGCAGAGACTTCTCTTCACCATTTGTCACAACAAAAGGAATTTCACGTTTGTGGCTACGCAGTAATGCTGCTAGAATATTTAGAAATTCCGAAGATGGCTGTACATCAGCATCTTGAATGGATGTCCAGAGAGATAATGCTCCATCACAGTCACCACGACGACCTGTAAAATCGCGAATGTTATAACTTTAAATCATTTATACTGTAACCACTTTGCCGAACTCTGACCAATCAGTATTTTTTCAACACGTTGTCATTTACAGTGGTGTAGTGTTTGTCATTTTATCCAAAGTTGGAGATTCAAACACAGCTGCAGTGCTGTAATTTTAAGGGgaagatgaaatatttaatacacCTTCTATCAGTAAGGAAGTAAAGCTGGAAAACTCATGTTTTACATTTATAGCAAGTAGATGGAACATGACTCATGCAAAATTCGCAGccagtgtttcctcatttcaacAGAGTTTTTTGCTTTGCAGACAGATTATTTTGTAAGATAATGTCTTAAATCT
Proteins encoded in this window:
- the LOC138693288 gene encoding leucine-rich PPR motif-containing protein, mitochondrial-like: MCRIEEPQVKLRNDHLTARSKRLANENKLEALKNLLEASKSISTFDVGPVYMAMLQLYGRRGDCDGALSLWTSIQDADVQPSSEFLNILAALLRSHKREIPFVVTNGEEKSLPVHSKSKIPKQITKTSGDAKERTFSQ